The following proteins are co-located in the Gordonia polyisoprenivorans genome:
- a CDS encoding PucR family transcriptional regulator: protein MSEHRVNQTPPPSDVFGERGAHVPAPATVHDALPDTLLRRVKQYSGRLATEAVHSMQDQLPYFADLDAAQRASVQLVVQTAVVNFVEWIQDPEGNVKFTVQAFQVVPQDLARRITLLQTVEMVRVAMEFFEKWLPLLARNDAQLRALTESVLRYGREIGFAAAAIYASAAESRGAWDSRLEALVVDAVVRGDTGPQLLSRAAALNWDSDAPATVIVGAPPPEQNVSVPLAIHNTAKRHDRAALSVVQGTLLVTIVSGPIRMTDPFSNALLDHFADGPVVIGPTMPNLGAAHTSATEAMAGIAAVVGWPGAPRPVHSLELLPERALNGDASATATLIETLVRPLSTGGSTLNNTLESYLDCGGSVEACARELYIHPNTVRYRLKKIAEVTGRDPTNPRDGYVLRIAATVGRLTHLRNESPHSAT from the coding sequence ATGTCGGAGCATCGGGTGAATCAGACGCCGCCGCCCAGCGACGTCTTCGGGGAACGCGGCGCGCACGTGCCCGCCCCCGCCACCGTGCACGACGCACTGCCCGACACCCTGCTGCGCCGCGTCAAGCAGTACAGCGGCCGCCTGGCCACCGAGGCCGTCCACTCGATGCAGGATCAGCTCCCCTACTTCGCCGACCTCGACGCCGCGCAGCGCGCCAGCGTGCAGCTGGTCGTGCAGACCGCGGTGGTGAACTTCGTCGAGTGGATTCAGGATCCCGAGGGTAACGTCAAGTTCACCGTTCAGGCCTTCCAGGTCGTCCCGCAGGATCTCGCGCGCCGCATCACGCTGCTGCAGACCGTGGAGATGGTGCGCGTGGCGATGGAGTTCTTCGAGAAATGGTTGCCGCTGCTGGCCCGCAACGACGCCCAACTGCGCGCGTTGACCGAGTCGGTGCTGCGTTACGGCCGCGAGATCGGGTTCGCCGCCGCGGCCATCTACGCGTCGGCGGCCGAATCGCGCGGCGCGTGGGACTCGCGTCTGGAGGCGCTCGTGGTCGACGCCGTCGTCCGCGGTGACACCGGCCCGCAGCTGTTGTCGCGGGCGGCCGCGCTGAACTGGGATTCCGACGCCCCGGCGACCGTCATCGTCGGCGCGCCGCCTCCCGAGCAGAACGTGTCGGTGCCTCTGGCGATCCACAACACCGCCAAACGCCATGACCGGGCCGCACTCTCGGTGGTGCAGGGCACCCTGCTGGTGACCATCGTCAGCGGGCCGATCAGGATGACCGACCCGTTCAGTAACGCACTTCTCGACCACTTCGCCGACGGGCCGGTGGTCATCGGGCCGACGATGCCCAACCTCGGAGCGGCGCACACCAGCGCCACCGAGGCGATGGCCGGGATCGCCGCCGTCGTCGGCTGGCCCGGAGCACCTCGCCCGGTCCACAGCCTCGAGCTCTTACCCGAACGGGCTCTCAACGGTGACGCGTCGGCGACCGCAACACTCATCGAGACGCTGGTGCGTCCGCTGTCCACCGGCGGCTCCACCCTCAACAACACCCTCGAGTCCTATCTGGACTGCGGCGGCTCGGTGGAGGCATGCGCCCGCGAACTGTATATCCATCCAAATACTGTCCGGTACAGACTGAAGAAAATTGCAGAAGTGACAGGACGTGACCCAACTAACCCTCGCGACGGCTACGTCTTGCGTATCGCGGCAACCGTCGGACGATTGACACATCTGAGGAACGAATCGCCACACTCAGCCACATGA
- the aceE gene encoding pyruvate dehydrogenase (acetyl-transferring), homodimeric type, protein MWGGSVSEHTIVVDGLSCHRTPGSTPARPDRGVGITVTEQADKDVSATSGGTPDRSGPRVRVIREGVASYLPDIDPDETGEWLESFDNLVAHAGPARARYLMLRLLERAGEKHVAIPSLTSTDYVNTIPTELEPWFPGDESVERTFRQFIRWNAAIMVHRAQRPGVGVGGHISTYASSASLYEVGFNHFFRGHEHPGGGDQIFIQGHASPGIYARAFLEGRITGERMDGFRQEHSHAGEGGGLPSYPHPRLMPEFWQFPTVSMGLGPMNAIYQARFNHYLHDRGIKDTSDQHVWAFLGDGEMDETESRGFASFAATEGLDNLTFVINCNLQRLDGPVRGNGKIIQELESFFRGAGWNVIKVVWGREWDALLHADRDGALVNLMNTTPDGDFQTYKANDGAFVREHFFNRDPRTKELVKNMSDAEIWNLKRGGHDYRKIYAAYASAMAHKGQPTVILAHTIKGYTLGKHFEGRNATHQMKKLTLDDLKDFRDETRIPISDAQLEENPYLPPYYHPGMDAPEIQYMLDRRKNLGGFLPARRTTAKALSPDVSKALATTAKGSGKQQVATTMALVRVFKDLLRDKEIGHRIVPIIPDEARTFGMDSWFPTLKIYNRNGQLYTSVDAELMLAYKESSEGQILHEGINEAGSAASFTAVGTSYATHDEPMIPLYIFYSMFGFQRTGDSFWAAADQMARGFVIGATAGRTTLTGEGLQHADGQSPLLAATNPAVVAYDPAFAYELGHIVVDGLRRMYGEDPENIFYYLTVYNEPISQPAKPDDLDVEGVLKGIYRFSPAPQDKQYPANILVSGVTMPDALRAQELLAADWNVGAAVYSVTSWSELARDGIAIDRAAVRTPSQDAGLPYVTKVLSDTAGPFVAVSDYMRGVQEQIRAYVPGTYLTLGADGFGFSDTRPAARRVFNVDAESIVVGVLVALARDGHIDAAVAAQAAEKYQITDVNAAEVSYADTGSA, encoded by the coding sequence GGCAGATAAGGACGTCAGCGCGACCTCCGGCGGCACCCCCGACAGGTCGGGCCCGCGCGTGCGCGTCATCCGCGAGGGCGTCGCGTCCTATCTGCCCGACATCGACCCCGACGAGACCGGCGAGTGGCTGGAGAGCTTCGACAATCTCGTCGCACACGCCGGACCGGCCCGAGCCCGCTATCTGATGCTCCGGCTGCTCGAGCGTGCAGGCGAGAAACACGTCGCCATCCCCTCACTGACGTCCACCGACTACGTCAACACCATTCCCACCGAACTCGAACCGTGGTTCCCCGGCGACGAGAGCGTCGAGCGCACCTTCCGTCAGTTCATCCGCTGGAACGCCGCCATCATGGTCCACCGCGCCCAGCGTCCCGGTGTCGGGGTCGGCGGGCACATCTCGACCTACGCGTCGTCGGCGTCGCTGTACGAGGTCGGCTTCAACCATTTCTTCCGCGGCCACGAGCACCCCGGCGGCGGCGACCAGATCTTCATCCAGGGTCACGCCTCGCCGGGTATCTACGCCCGCGCCTTCCTCGAGGGCCGGATCACCGGCGAGCGGATGGACGGATTCCGTCAGGAACACAGTCACGCCGGTGAGGGCGGCGGCCTGCCGTCCTACCCGCACCCGCGACTCATGCCCGAGTTCTGGCAGTTCCCGACGGTGTCGATGGGACTCGGTCCGATGAACGCGATCTACCAGGCGCGCTTCAACCACTACCTGCACGATCGCGGTATCAAGGACACCTCCGATCAGCACGTGTGGGCCTTCCTCGGCGACGGCGAGATGGACGAGACGGAGTCACGCGGCTTCGCCAGTTTCGCCGCAACCGAGGGCCTGGACAATCTCACCTTCGTCATCAACTGCAATCTGCAGCGACTCGACGGCCCGGTCCGCGGCAACGGCAAGATCATCCAGGAGCTCGAGTCGTTCTTCCGCGGCGCGGGCTGGAACGTCATCAAGGTGGTGTGGGGCCGCGAGTGGGATGCACTGCTGCACGCCGACCGCGACGGCGCGCTGGTGAATCTGATGAACACCACGCCCGACGGCGATTTCCAGACCTACAAGGCCAACGACGGTGCCTTCGTGCGGGAGCACTTCTTCAACCGAGATCCGCGCACCAAGGAACTCGTCAAGAACATGTCCGACGCCGAGATCTGGAACCTCAAGCGCGGCGGCCACGACTACCGCAAGATCTATGCCGCCTACGCCTCGGCGATGGCGCACAAGGGTCAGCCGACGGTCATCCTGGCGCACACGATCAAGGGCTACACCCTGGGCAAGCACTTCGAGGGCCGCAACGCGACCCACCAGATGAAGAAGCTGACCCTCGACGATCTCAAGGACTTCCGCGACGAGACGCGAATCCCGATCAGCGACGCCCAGCTCGAGGAGAATCCGTACCTGCCGCCGTACTACCACCCCGGGATGGACGCCCCGGAGATCCAGTACATGCTCGACCGCCGCAAGAACCTCGGCGGCTTCCTGCCCGCACGCCGCACCACGGCCAAGGCGTTGTCCCCGGATGTGAGCAAGGCGCTCGCGACCACCGCCAAGGGCTCGGGCAAACAGCAGGTGGCGACCACCATGGCACTGGTGCGCGTGTTCAAGGATCTGTTGCGCGACAAGGAGATCGGCCACCGGATCGTGCCGATCATCCCGGACGAGGCGCGGACCTTCGGGATGGATTCGTGGTTCCCGACGCTCAAGATCTACAACCGCAACGGACAGCTCTACACCTCGGTCGACGCCGAGTTGATGCTCGCCTACAAGGAGAGCAGCGAGGGCCAGATCCTGCACGAGGGCATCAACGAGGCCGGCTCGGCCGCGTCGTTTACCGCCGTCGGCACCTCGTACGCGACACACGACGAGCCGATGATCCCGCTCTACATCTTCTATTCGATGTTCGGCTTCCAACGCACCGGTGACAGCTTCTGGGCGGCCGCCGACCAGATGGCGCGCGGCTTCGTCATCGGCGCCACCGCGGGACGCACCACGCTGACCGGCGAGGGACTGCAACACGCCGACGGCCAGTCACCGCTGCTCGCGGCGACCAACCCGGCGGTGGTGGCCTACGACCCCGCATTCGCCTACGAACTCGGACACATCGTCGTCGACGGTCTGCGTCGGATGTACGGCGAGGATCCGGAGAACATCTTCTACTACCTCACCGTCTACAACGAGCCGATCAGTCAGCCGGCCAAGCCCGACGACCTCGACGTCGAAGGTGTACTCAAGGGCATCTACCGGTTCAGCCCGGCCCCGCAGGACAAGCAGTATCCGGCCAACATCCTCGTCTCGGGGGTGACCATGCCCGACGCGCTGCGCGCCCAGGAACTCCTGGCCGCGGACTGGAACGTCGGCGCCGCGGTGTACTCGGTGACGTCATGGAGCGAACTCGCCCGCGACGGCATCGCGATCGACCGTGCCGCGGTGCGCACCCCCTCGCAGGATGCGGGCCTGCCCTACGTCACCAAGGTCCTCTCCGACACCGCCGGGCCGTTCGTGGCGGTCAGCGATTACATGCGCGGCGTACAGGAGCAGATCCGCGCCTACGTGCCGGGCACGTATCTGACACTCGGTGCCGACGGCTTCGGGTTCTCCGACACCCGTCCGGCCGCTCGTAGGGTCTTCAACGTCGACGCCGAGTCCATCGTCGTCGGGGTGCTGGTGGCCCTGGCCCGCGACGGGCACATCGACGCCGCGGTCGCGGCGCAAGCCGCCGAGAAATACCAGATCACCGACGTCAACGCCGCCGAGGTGTCCTACGCCGACACCGGCAGCGCCTAG
- a CDS encoding KasA/KasB family beta-ketoacyl-ACP synthase, which yields MSSPSLREYSTLGGNFPSVVVTSMVATTSLGVDLESTWQGLLDGKTGIRELTDDFVTKFGELPCRVGGRLLSDPADEVTRVEARRMAYVERIAHVMSKRLWAQAGEPEVDPERLAVVLGTGQGGGDAMVDAVKAIESSGNYRKVSPLAVSMAMPNGPAAVVGLNIGARAGVITPVSACSSGAEAIAHAWRHIVMGDADMVVTGGVEGHIDAIPIAAFSMMRAMSTRNDDPAAASRPFDKDRDGFVFGEAAAMLILEREEHAKARGAHIHARVLGAGITSDGFHLVAPDPSGQGNARAMTRALQTAGLTKKDITHVNAHATSTPIGDTAEAVGIKSAIGDHAAVYAPKSALGHSIGAVGALESVLTIKSVEESVIPPTLNLENQDPECDIEVVHGQPRHGQIDYALNNSFGFGGHNVALAFGRY from the coding sequence GTGAGCTCGCCGTCCCTCCGCGAATACTCAACGCTGGGCGGGAACTTCCCGAGTGTGGTGGTCACCTCGATGGTGGCCACCACCTCGCTCGGTGTCGATCTCGAATCGACCTGGCAGGGGCTGCTCGACGGTAAGACCGGCATTCGCGAGCTGACCGACGACTTCGTCACCAAGTTCGGCGAGTTGCCCTGCCGTGTCGGCGGGCGTCTGCTCTCCGATCCGGCCGACGAGGTCACCCGCGTCGAGGCCCGCCGCATGGCCTACGTCGAGCGGATCGCCCACGTCATGAGCAAGCGCCTGTGGGCGCAGGCCGGCGAACCCGAGGTCGACCCCGAACGCCTCGCCGTGGTGCTCGGCACCGGGCAGGGCGGCGGTGACGCCATGGTCGACGCCGTCAAGGCGATCGAGAGTTCCGGCAACTACCGCAAGGTCTCCCCGCTGGCAGTGTCGATGGCCATGCCCAACGGCCCGGCCGCCGTCGTCGGCCTCAACATCGGCGCACGCGCCGGTGTGATCACCCCGGTCTCGGCGTGCTCGTCGGGTGCCGAGGCGATCGCGCACGCCTGGCGCCACATCGTCATGGGCGACGCCGACATGGTCGTCACCGGTGGCGTCGAAGGACACATCGATGCGATTCCGATCGCCGCGTTCTCGATGATGCGCGCGATGAGCACCCGCAACGACGATCCGGCCGCGGCCTCACGTCCGTTCGACAAGGACCGTGACGGATTCGTCTTCGGCGAGGCCGCCGCGATGCTGATCCTCGAACGCGAGGAGCATGCCAAAGCCCGTGGGGCACATATCCACGCACGGGTACTCGGTGCCGGTATCACCTCTGACGGTTTCCACCTCGTGGCCCCCGACCCCAGTGGTCAGGGCAACGCCCGAGCGATGACACGGGCCCTCCAGACGGCCGGGCTGACCAAGAAGGACATCACCCACGTCAATGCGCACGCCACCTCGACACCCATCGGCGACACCGCCGAAGCCGTCGGGATCAAGTCGGCGATCGGCGATCACGCTGCGGTGTACGCCCCCAAGTCGGCCCTGGGCCACTCCATCGGCGCGGTCGGTGCACTCGAATCGGTGCTGACGATCAAGAGCGTCGAAGAAAGCGTCATCCCGCCGACGCTGAACCTGGAGAACCAGGACCCCGAGTGCGACATCGAAGTGGTGCACGGGCAACCCCGGCATGGTCAGATTGATTACGCGCTGAACAACTCGTTCGGCTTCGGTGGGCACAACGTGGCGCTCGCCTTCGGTCGCTACTGA
- a CDS encoding DUF3145 domain-containing protein yields the protein MRNLNQFADVTTGVVYIHSAPVALCPHVEWALSSTLNARANLKWSAQDAEPGMQRATVDWAGPVGTGARLVTALREWSALRFEVTENASEGVDGERFCYVPGLGLWRGSMSANGDVIVGETQLRAMIESQPDSAGLAGEIESVLGTAWDHALEAYRMGGYGAEVTWLQQRVG from the coding sequence GTGCGCAACCTGAATCAGTTTGCGGACGTGACAACAGGAGTGGTGTACATCCACTCGGCGCCGGTGGCGCTGTGCCCACATGTGGAGTGGGCTCTGTCGTCGACCCTGAATGCGCGCGCGAACCTGAAATGGTCGGCACAGGATGCCGAGCCGGGGATGCAGCGTGCGACGGTCGATTGGGCAGGGCCGGTGGGCACAGGCGCCCGTTTGGTGACCGCGCTGCGCGAGTGGTCGGCGTTGCGCTTCGAGGTGACCGAGAACGCCAGTGAGGGCGTCGACGGCGAACGCTTCTGCTACGTCCCGGGATTGGGTCTGTGGCGCGGTTCGATGAGCGCCAACGGCGACGTGATCGTCGGGGAGACCCAACTGCGAGCGATGATCGAGTCGCAGCCCGACAGCGCCGGTCTGGCCGGCGAGATCGAATCGGTGCTCGGCACGGCGTGGGATCACGCACTCGAGGCCTACCGCATGGGCGGTTATGGCGCCGAGGTCACCTGGCTGCAGCAGCGCGTCGGATAG
- a CDS encoding ACP S-malonyltransferase, with translation MLSMLAPGQGSQTPGMLIPWLELPGVGDQLATWSKLIQLDLERLGTTATAEEITDTSVTQPLVVAAALLAFDEYLKRGELPDDAVIAGHSVGELAAAAITGVISSDEAVKLAAIRGSEMAKACARQATTMAAVLGGDETQVLARLDELALVPANRNAAGQIVAAGPVEAIDELIASPPEKARIRKLAVAGAFHTDYMAPARDAVAAAASKITPADPARALLSNSDGRPVAGGADALSKLVTQVTSPVRWDLCSAYMREAGVTSLVELPPAGALAGIAKREMKGTPAVAWKTPDDIEKVIELG, from the coding sequence GTGCTTTCGATGCTTGCGCCCGGCCAGGGCTCTCAGACACCCGGCATGTTGATTCCGTGGCTAGAACTCCCCGGAGTCGGCGATCAGCTGGCGACATGGTCGAAGCTGATCCAACTCGATCTCGAGCGGCTCGGCACCACCGCCACCGCCGAGGAGATCACCGACACCTCGGTCACCCAGCCGCTCGTCGTCGCAGCGGCCCTGCTGGCCTTCGATGAGTACCTCAAGCGTGGCGAGCTGCCCGACGACGCCGTGATCGCCGGTCACTCGGTCGGCGAACTCGCCGCCGCCGCCATCACCGGCGTCATCAGCTCCGACGAGGCCGTCAAACTCGCCGCGATCCGCGGATCCGAGATGGCCAAGGCGTGCGCCCGCCAGGCCACCACGATGGCCGCGGTGCTCGGCGGTGACGAGACCCAGGTCCTCGCCCGGCTCGACGAACTCGCACTCGTGCCTGCCAACCGCAACGCCGCCGGCCAGATCGTCGCCGCCGGCCCGGTGGAGGCCATCGACGAGCTGATCGCGAGCCCGCCGGAGAAGGCACGCATCCGCAAGCTCGCCGTCGCCGGCGCCTTCCACACCGACTACATGGCCCCGGCGCGCGACGCCGTCGCCGCGGCCGCGTCGAAGATCACCCCCGCCGACCCGGCCCGGGCCCTGCTGTCGAACTCCGACGGCCGGCCGGTCGCCGGCGGTGCCGACGCGCTGAGCAAACTCGTCACGCAGGTCACCAGCCCGGTCCGATGGGACCTGTGTTCGGCCTACATGCGCGAGGCCGGCGTCACCTCTCTGGTCGAACTCCCGCCCGCCGGTGCCCTCGCCGGCATCGCCAAGCGCGAGATGAAGGGGACCCCCGCCGTGGCGTGGAAAACCCCCGACGACATCGAGAAGGTCATCGAACTTGGATAG
- a CDS encoding NDMA-dependent alcohol dehydrogenase, producing MKTKGALLRELNKPWQIEEIEIGDPKAHEIKIRMEAAGMCHSDHHLMTGGIPMAGFPILGGHEGSGVVEEIGEGVTDFEVGDHVVLSFIPSCGKCPSCKSGMANLCDMGAMLLQGEAVSDNTFRIHTAEGENVYPMTLLGTFAPYMVVHEASAVKIDKSIPFEVAALVGCGIPTGYGSSTRSGDVRPGEDVAIVGVGGVGTAALQGAVISGARNVFAIDPVEWKREQAMKFGATKTFTSIEEAAPAIAEITYGHMCHKVIVTVGEVHGKDVDSWMGITAKGGTCVLTGMGNMLESDVTLNLAMLTLLQKNLQGTIFGGANPKLDIPQLLSMYRMGKLNIEDMITRQYRLDQINQGYQDMLDGKNIRGVIRYTDEDH from the coding sequence GTGAAGACCAAAGGTGCACTGCTGCGGGAACTGAACAAGCCGTGGCAGATCGAGGAGATCGAGATCGGGGATCCCAAGGCGCACGAGATCAAGATCCGGATGGAAGCGGCCGGGATGTGCCACTCCGATCATCATCTGATGACCGGTGGCATCCCGATGGCCGGATTCCCGATTCTCGGCGGTCATGAGGGGTCCGGCGTGGTCGAGGAGATCGGCGAGGGGGTCACCGACTTCGAGGTCGGCGATCACGTGGTACTCTCCTTCATCCCGTCGTGCGGCAAGTGTCCGTCGTGTAAGTCGGGCATGGCCAACCTGTGCGACATGGGTGCCATGCTCCTGCAGGGGGAGGCGGTGTCGGACAACACGTTCCGTATCCACACCGCCGAAGGCGAGAATGTCTACCCGATGACGCTGCTCGGTACGTTCGCGCCGTACATGGTGGTGCACGAGGCGTCGGCGGTGAAGATCGACAAGTCGATTCCGTTCGAGGTGGCGGCGCTCGTCGGCTGCGGGATTCCCACCGGCTACGGCTCCTCGACCCGCAGTGGCGACGTCCGCCCGGGTGAGGACGTCGCGATCGTCGGCGTCGGCGGCGTGGGCACCGCGGCCCTGCAGGGCGCGGTGATCTCCGGTGCGCGCAACGTCTTCGCGATCGACCCGGTCGAGTGGAAGCGCGAACAGGCCATGAAGTTCGGGGCCACCAAGACCTTCACCTCGATCGAGGAGGCGGCACCGGCCATCGCGGAGATCACCTACGGGCACATGTGCCACAAGGTGATCGTCACCGTCGGCGAGGTTCACGGCAAGGACGTCGACAGTTGGATGGGGATCACCGCCAAGGGCGGCACGTGTGTGTTGACGGGTATGGGCAACATGCTCGAATCCGACGTGACCTTGAACCTGGCGATGCTCACCCTGCTGCAGAAGAACCTGCAGGGCACCATCTTCGGCGGCGCCAATCCCAAACTCGACATCCCGCAACTGCTGTCGATGTATCGGATGGGCAAACTGAACATCGAGGACATGATCACCCGGCAGTACCGTCTCGACCAGATCAACCAGGGCTACCAGGACATGCTGGACGGCAAGAACATCCGCGGCGTCATCCGCTACACCGACGAGGACCACTGA
- the acpM gene encoding meromycolate extension acyl carrier protein AcpM, which yields MAATQEQLIAGIAEIIEEVTGIEPSEVTMEKSFVDDLDIDSLSMVEIAVQTEDKYGVKIPDEDLAGLRTVGDAVNYIQKLESENPEAAAAIQAQIEAEQNS from the coding sequence GTGGCTGCCACCCAGGAACAACTCATTGCCGGCATCGCCGAGATCATCGAGGAAGTCACCGGCATCGAGCCGTCCGAGGTGACGATGGAGAAGTCGTTCGTCGATGACCTCGACATCGACTCGCTGTCGATGGTCGAGATCGCGGTGCAGACCGAGGACAAGTACGGCGTGAAGATCCCCGATGAGGATCTCGCCGGCCTGCGCACCGTCGGTGACGCCGTGAACTACATCCAGAAGCTCGAGTCCGAGAACCCCGAAGCCGCTGCCGCCATCCAGGCCCAGATCGAGGCAGAACAGAACTCGTGA
- a CDS encoding serine hydrolase domain-containing protein, which yields MAVLDALAEWPVDNVAAAVIGGSGIVSSHGDIDRVYELASVTKLLVAEAVLVAVEEGALELDDEAGPPGATVAHLLAHASGLAFDSRTVMAPPATQRIYSSAGFEVLAETVEAATDIDFAEYLRQSVCEPLGMTDTVLDGPAGHGARSSVADLARLAADLMVPTVLSSEMLDRATRAAFPGLDGFVPGYGKHKPNDWGLGFEIRGHKHPHWTGANNSPETFGHFGQSGTFLWVDPRFGRACVVLTDRPFGAWAKPLWSEFNDSVCEALGDWRLSTPTTQDS from the coding sequence GTGGCGGTACTGGATGCATTAGCTGAGTGGCCGGTGGACAATGTCGCGGCCGCGGTGATCGGCGGCTCGGGCATTGTCTCGAGCCATGGCGACATCGACCGGGTGTACGAACTGGCCTCGGTGACCAAGCTTCTGGTCGCCGAGGCCGTTCTGGTCGCGGTGGAAGAGGGTGCGCTCGAACTCGACGACGAGGCGGGACCGCCCGGGGCAACGGTGGCCCACCTGCTGGCGCATGCCTCCGGACTGGCCTTCGACAGCCGAACGGTGATGGCCCCGCCGGCCACCCAGCGGATCTACTCCAGTGCCGGATTCGAGGTGCTCGCCGAGACCGTCGAAGCCGCGACGGACATCGACTTCGCCGAGTATCTGCGGCAATCGGTGTGTGAGCCACTGGGGATGACCGATACCGTCCTCGATGGTCCGGCCGGGCACGGCGCACGCTCGTCGGTCGCCGACCTGGCGCGCTTAGCCGCCGACCTCATGGTGCCGACGGTGCTGTCGTCGGAGATGCTGGACCGAGCGACCCGCGCCGCCTTCCCGGGTCTCGACGGATTCGTGCCCGGTTATGGCAAACACAAGCCCAACGACTGGGGGCTCGGGTTCGAGATCCGGGGGCACAAGCATCCGCACTGGACCGGTGCGAACAACTCACCGGAGACCTTCGGTCACTTCGGGCAGTCGGGGACCTTCCTGTGGGTCGACCCACGCTTCGGCCGGGCGTGCGTGGTACTCACCGACCGGCCGTTCGGTGCGTGGGCCAAGCCGTTGTGGAGCGAATTCAACGACAGTGTGTGCGAGGCACTGGGCGACTGGCGGTTGTCCACTCCAACCACACAAGATTCATAA
- a CDS encoding acyl-CoA carboxylase subunit beta encodes MTTLAPITGREDSVDPRDPLLRLTNFFDEGSVSLLHPRDKSGVQAAIGEVNGVRTVSYCTDGTVMGGAMGVVGCAHIVNAIDTAITEQAPVVGIWHSGGARLAEGVEALHAVGGVFEAMVRASGYIPQISVVVGFAAGGAAYGPALTDVVIMAPAGRVFVTGPDVVKSVTGEEVDMESLGGPLTHGKKSGVSHITADSEADAYWRARRLVSTFSRPGRFDTAHAEAGDTDLKALLPESNRRAYDVHPVVTALLDTQLAADGDTEISSFEELQAKWAPNIVTGFGRLAGHSVGVIANNPLRMGGCLNSESAEKASRFVRLCDAFGIPLVVITDVPGYLPGVGQEWNGVVRRGAKLLHAFAECTVPRVTLVTRKIYGGAYIAMNSRALGATAVYAWPGSEVAVMGAKAAVGILHKKTLAAAPDDEREALHDRLATEHEAIAGGVGRAQSIGVVDDVIDPAKTRSIITAALAAAPARRGRHKNIPL; translated from the coding sequence ATGACCACATTGGCCCCCATCACCGGCCGTGAGGACTCAGTCGATCCACGTGATCCGCTGCTGCGGTTGACCAACTTCTTCGACGAAGGCTCTGTGTCGCTGCTGCACCCCCGAGACAAATCGGGAGTGCAGGCGGCCATCGGAGAGGTCAACGGCGTTCGCACCGTCTCCTACTGCACCGATGGCACCGTGATGGGCGGTGCCATGGGTGTCGTGGGATGCGCCCACATCGTCAACGCCATCGACACCGCCATCACCGAACAGGCTCCGGTCGTGGGCATCTGGCACTCCGGCGGGGCACGTCTGGCCGAGGGTGTCGAAGCCCTGCACGCCGTCGGCGGAGTGTTCGAGGCGATGGTGCGGGCCTCCGGCTACATCCCGCAGATCTCGGTGGTCGTCGGTTTCGCCGCAGGCGGCGCCGCCTACGGACCCGCACTCACCGACGTGGTGATCATGGCGCCCGCCGGACGTGTCTTCGTCACCGGCCCCGACGTCGTCAAGAGCGTCACCGGTGAAGAAGTCGACATGGAATCACTCGGCGGCCCCCTCACCCACGGAAAGAAATCCGGCGTCAGCCACATCACCGCCGACTCCGAGGCCGACGCCTACTGGCGGGCCCGCCGGCTCGTGTCCACCTTCTCCCGCCCCGGCCGATTCGACACCGCACACGCCGAGGCGGGCGACACCGACCTCAAAGCCCTACTGCCCGAATCCAACCGCCGGGCCTACGACGTCCACCCCGTCGTCACCGCTCTCCTCGACACCCAGCTCGCCGCCGACGGCGACACCGAGATCTCGAGTTTCGAAGAGCTGCAAGCGAAATGGGCTCCGAACATCGTCACCGGATTCGGCCGCCTCGCCGGACACAGCGTCGGCGTCATCGCCAACAACCCGCTGCGCATGGGCGGATGCCTCAACTCCGAGAGCGCCGAAAAAGCCTCCCGCTTCGTCCGGCTCTGCGACGCCTTCGGCATCCCGCTCGTCGTCATCACCGACGTCCCCGGCTACCTCCCCGGCGTCGGACAAGAATGGAACGGCGTCGTGCGCCGCGGCGCAAAACTGTTGCACGCCTTCGCCGAATGCACAGTCCCCCGCGTCACCCTGGTCACCCGCAAGATCTACGGCGGGGCCTACATCGCCATGAACTCCCGCGCACTGGGCGCCACCGCCGTCTACGCCTGGCCCGGCTCCGAAGTCGCCGTCATGGGCGCCAAAGCCGCCGTCGGCATCCTGCACAAGAAAACACTCGCCGCCGCCCCCGACGACGAACGCGAAGCCCTCCACGACCGCCTCGCCACCGAACACGAAGCCATCGCCGGCGGCGTCGGACGCGCCCAATCCATCGGCGTCGTCGACGACGTCATCGACCCGGCCAAGACCCGCAGCATCATCACCGCCGCACTCGCCGCAGCACCAGCACGGCGTGGGCGGCACAAGAACATACCCCTGTGA